The genomic segment GGACATCATATTGAGGAGTGCATCGAGTTTCGCAAGAGGATTGCAAAAATGATGATAAGGGGAGAGTTGAGGATCGAACCCCTAGAAGGCAGTCGTGAGGTGAGtatgatggaaggtcaagatAAGACATCAGGAGTATGTAGGGTCCAACCAACAGTTAATGGGCCTCCAAAGTTAATCTTGGCTAAACCTTCCTACACAAAAGGAaatcacaatgccatgccttataattatggttatgcCTCCAACATTCAAGCCCCTTTTCCTTTGTTCCAAAATGAGATCAGTGGGTTAACTCGGAGTGGTCGGTGCTTCACGCCCGAGGAGTTGAAGAAAGCAAAAggcaaagaagtggtagatcttgacaaagcactagaagttaataagccaGTAACTAAAGAGGAgtcaaatgaatttttgaagTTGATAAAGCATAGCAaatattgcatagtagatcaactaaaaAAGACTCTAGCAAGGATTTCCCTtatgtccttgatactcagctctgagTCGCATCGAAATGCTttgcaaaaggtattgaatgaggcatatgtgccccaagacattgaacagAAAACCATGGAGCATCTGGTGGGGAGAatccatgcaactaattacCTGTACTTCACAGCTGATGAGCTTGATGTTGAAGGTACCGGccataacaagcccttatacattactGTTAGGTGCAAGGATTGCCTTATAGGAAAGGTGCTCGTCGATAATGGCTCAGCtcttaacgtgttgccaaagcacATGCTGGAAGAAATGCCAATTGATGAATCTCATATGAAgccgagtactatgatggccagaGCATATGACGGctcacctaggccaataattgggactttagaagtggagctATATGTGGGGCCCCAAATGTTCTTGGTGACCTTTCaagttatggatatccacccttcctatagtatgttgttaggaagaccttggattcatgcagcTGGGGCGGTAACTTCATCATTACACCAATGcttgaagtatatcatgaatgggatgttggtaactgtcaaagctgaggagacagtatccatgatGAAGAATGTGGCCATACCTTTCATCGAGGCAGAGGATCgcaaggataacaatatccacgcttttgagattgtgaacactgactgggtACCAGAGAACACAATActaagaaggccaaggatctcagaagcagcaaggatggAAGCTCAATGCTTCTTGGAAcgcgggatcccatttcagtataacccTATCACTGGGGTATAAAAAAGGGTTAATTCGATAAAAATGAAAGGTGTTGATCAAAGATTTGGGCTGGGgtataaacctaaaaaaatggATCATTggtgggctgctggtcgaaGAAGGGAAAGAAGAATGGCTAGGATTGAAGGAAGAGagcttgaagaagaaaagctgGAAATCCCTCCCCTTAGAGTGTCGTTCCCAAAAGCTGCATATGTAATGCAACCCGATGAAAGAGCAGAAAGCCTTGGTCAAGAACTGTCAAATATGAGCATAAACACCTTGGAGGAGAATAAGGTGGAAAAAGATGGCATGAAGATGGTAGCGGGAAAGAAAGATGAAGCACTACCACAACTAACTATCCACACTTTGGAAGAAGTCTCTGCTAAGAACTTTATACGAAAGCTGGCTGAAGGCGAGAAGTTTCAAAACTGGGTGACTCAAGAAGCCCCAGTAGtatttaaaatgtaaaccaactttgtttgccttaacatgcttttgtcattgcttttgTTTGCTTTATTTTCCCTGGTTGACAATCGAGGCTCATGATGTCAATTAGATTTTGTCGTTGTCTTTGAGCCCACCTTTGATTTAAATAATGAGATCATGCGTTTTCCAAATTTACCTTTTTATTCgtgcatttacaccaaacactttCCACTTTCAGGAACCCTGAAAGTGGATCTTCCACAACATCACATACACTTAGCATCAagaatgaatggccaaactttaatGAACATGTGATcactatggaagaagaagaatgggatGAAAGCAACATTAGGGAATTTACAAAGTTAGTAGAGCAACATGAACAAACCTGGGAACCAGCTACAGAAGAACTAGAAACTATAAACGTGGGTAGCGATCAGATTAAAAGAGAGTTGAAAATAGGGACCTTAATCGCTCCTGAGGAAAGAGCAGAGGTAATTGCCCTATTAAAAGAATATGCAGATGTTTTTGCTTGGTCTTACGAGGATATGCTTGGTTTGGATAGAAATATTGTCGTACATAAGATACCGCTGGAGGAGGGTTGTAAACCAGTCAAACAGAAGTTGAGGAGAGCCCACCCTGATATTTGGATTAAAGTTAAGGCAGAACTTGAAAAACAGTGGAATGCaggctttctagaagtagtcaaatatccacaatgggtatccAATATTGTTGTCGTaccaaagaaagaaggaaagattaGAGTTTGTGTGGACTTCCGGAATTTGAACAAAGCTAGCCCCAAAGATGATTTTCCTCTGCCACATATAGATGTTTTGGTCAACAATGCAGCACGCagttccacatattcctttatggatggtttctCGGGATACAACCAAATAAAGATGGCTCTAGAAgataaggcgaaaacaacttttATTACACCATGGGGAACCTATTGCTACAAGGTTATGCCATTTGGTCTAAAGAATGCAGGAGCCACCTATCAAAGAGCCATGGTGACTCTGTTCCATGATATGATGCATAaagaaattgaggtgtatgtagatGATATGATTGCCAAGTCCAAGAGGGGAGAGGATCATGTGAAGGTTCTAAGGAAGTTATTTGAGCGTTTGAGGAAGTACGAACTAAAGCTCAAccctgcaaaatgttcatttgGAGTTAAGTCTGGaaagctgttaggatttgtggtaagtaacaaaggtatagaggtggatccTGATAAAGTGAAGGCCATCCAATCCATGCCATCCCCAAAGACGGAGAAGGAGGTGAGGGGATTCTTGGGAAGATTGAACTATATTGCCAGATTTATAGCTCAACTAACCACAACATGTGAACCTGTCTTCCGgctactaaggaaaaagaatcctaggatttggaatgaggagtgtgaggaggcattcaataaaatcaagcaataCTTACAAAGTCCACCTTTGCTTGTTCCTCCTGTATCAGGAAGGCCTTTAATACTGTATCTGACAGTGACTGAAACAGCTATGGGATGTGTATTGGGTCAGcatgatgaaaccggaaggaaAGAAAGGGCTATTTATTACCTAAGTAAGAAGTTCATcgaatgtgagtctagatacacggTGATAGAAAAACTCTATTGTGCATTGGTATGGGCGACAAAAAGATTACGACATTACATGTTGTATCATACCACTTTGTTGATTTCAAAGGTGGATCCACTAAGGTACATTTGTGACAAGCCCTATCTCTCAAGccgaattgcaaggtggcagGTTTTGTTGtcagaatatgacatagtatatatgacaagaaaaGCCGTGAAGGGGAGTGCGATTGCCGACCACCTGGCtgataatgctgttgaagattATGAGCCATTGGATTTTGATTTCCCTGATGAAAATGTATTATCAATAGcgggagaagaagagaagacagattggtggaccATGTTTTTTGATGGAGCAGTGAATGTTTATGGTAATGGGGTCGGCGTGGTGATAATCTCTCCTGACCAGAAGCAGTATCCGATTTCAGTTAAATTGTATTTTGAATGCACCAATAATACAGCTGAATATGAGGCTTGCATCCTGGGTTTAGAAGCTGCGTTAGAGCTGAAAATCAGAAAGATAGATGTATATGGTGACTCGATGTTGATTATCTATCAGGTGAAGggagaatggcaaaccaaggaagaaaagttgaggccgtacCAGGAATATTTATCCGCACTGTCAGAAGAATTCGAAGAGAAAAGattcacccatctaggaagagaagggaaccattttgcggatgctttggccacATAGACAGGAAATAACCCAGCTTACTGTTGCTCGATTGAAGGAGAGGTAGATGGAAAGCCTTGGTACTACGATATCAAGAATTTTATGCAAAATCAGGAATATCCAGTGGGAGCTTCGAAGATGGATAAGAAAACCCTAAGAAGGTTGGCCATGGATTTCTACCTCGACGGAGAGATTCTGTATAAAAGATCATTTGACGGAACCTtgctaaggtgtttgaatgagaCAGATGCTAAAAATGCTTTACGGGAGGTACATGAAGGGATTTGCTCAACTCATGCTAACGGGCATATGGTAGCAAGGAAAATACAAAGGGCTGGTTATTTctggatgacactagagaaagactgcatcgactatgtcaggaaatgtcaCAAATGTCAAGTGCATAGTGATAAGGTCAATGCGCCTCCGACTCCTCTGATTAATCTAGCATCTGCTTGgccatttgcaatgtggggGATTGATGTGATTGGacctgttaacccaaaagctagcaatgggCATAGATTCATACTCGTAGCCATTGACTACTTCACGAAATGGGTAGAAGCCAGTTCATACGCCCATGTAACACAGAAAGTGGTGAAGAGGTTTATAGAAAAagacttgatttgttgttatgGTCCACCAGAAAAGATAGTGACCGATAATGCATAAAATTTCAACGACAAAATGATTGTGGAGCTTTGTACCAAATGGAAAATTAAGCATTCAAATTCCTCACCATACAGGCCCAAGATGAATGGTGTCGTGGAAGCAGCcaacaaaaacatcaagaaaattatccagaaaatggtagtcacttacaaggattggcatgagatgttgtcattCGCTCTCCATGCATATCGCACTGCAGTAAGGACCTCAACAGGAACTACTCCGTATGCTctggtatatggaatggaggcggtgatgcctttggaagtagAAATCCCTTCGTTGAGGGTGTTGATGGATTCCGAATTAGAAGAGGCTGAATGGGCCAAAGTAAGATATGAACAGTTAAAcctgatcagtgaaaagaggtTGGCtgcaatctgtcatcatcaactctACCAGAAAAGGATGGTCAAGACATATGACAAGAAGGTTAGACCTCGCGTGTTCCAAAAAGGAGATCTAGTGCTGAAGAAACTATTGTCTTTACCAGGAGaagatcaaagcaaatgggccCCAAATTATGAAGGTCCTTATATAGTGAAGAAGGCTTTCTCAGGAGGAGCTTTGAAGTTGTcgagaatggatggagaagatctagctagacctgtgaattctgactctgtaaagaGATATTATGTCTAATGTGTTCAGTTTTCTCCCAAAATGAATAAAGTGAAGTTTGGCCATGATTTCTTTGTGTAAAGAACCCCATTTTCATTGCATGGATCTCACAGcacttaatttgtttattttcaaaaaaatcttggAAGATTTGGCTTTGCGCATGATTACAAGGAATGTATCATAAAATGCTCAAAGATAAAGTTTAAGCATTTCCCGTTAAGAGGTGACCAaaccaaacaaaccctaaagCTAACCCTGCGATAAAACCTTGCCCCTGATAGCGTTTTGAATTGTATGGATAAATGGTTAGGTAATCATCTTTGTAATCACTCACATGTTTTTCTTTCGAGATAAGAACAAGGTTTATCAATCCTAACAATGTACGTCTTGAAatgaagaaaggccatctttgtcatcccttcactttctaaagATTTCATCCTTTGTAGTCCCCATTTGAGCCGGATTGAGTTTCTTCCTTATGAAAACCTGACTAAGACCACACCCCGCACTGGGGGCAATGAGAGATCTTTTGTTAGAAAAGATGAAGACAATTGTAGGAAAAAGAAAGGGATAAAGAATGGAAGCCCAACATTGGAGAagagaataagaagaaaagggggaaggaatttgagcaaattacaaaaaaaaaaaaagagagagaaagggggaaaaaggaataaagaaagaagatgatGGTTTGATAATGCTTTAAGACTGAGATAAGGATCCTTAAACAAGCTTCTCCAAATGCAACATATGAGACAGTTTCACAAAGAACAAAAGATA from the Populus nigra chromosome 9, ddPopNigr1.1, whole genome shotgun sequence genome contains:
- the LOC133702756 gene encoding uncharacterized protein LOC133702756, whose product is MEKRSQESVRAYAQRWRDEATHVQPPLIETEMVTLFANTFKAPYYEHLMGSSSQHFYDVVRVAERKEQGIKAGRIVEPLEKKGFIGRKREGDVNNLEGGYKGKKVNYQNPQMPTHQFANMNFTKPFNTNRTNPQPNNQNNHQRPYAGYTSEQLPPLPMPLKDLYAKLLSIGHIAPILLPPIQPSFPIWYKPELTCEYHAGNLGHGIETCYAFKRRLLELIKRGWVSFEDMPNINSNPLPNHATINSGVGMIEVRNQGKALKVSMKKLYDMLVQSRFLEIKVESHLEGCDYCEFHGREGHHIEECIEFRKRIAKMMIRGELRIEPLEGSREVSMMEGQDKTSGVCRVQPTVNGPPKLILAKPSYTKGNHNAMPYNYGYASNIQAPFPLFQNEISGLTRSGRCFTPEELKKAKGKEVVDLDKALEVNKPVTKEESNEFLKLIKHSKYCIVDQLKKTLARISLMSLILSSESHRNALQKVLNEAYVPQDIEQKTMEHLVGRIHATNYLYFTADELDVEGTGHNKPLYITVRCKDCLIGKVLVDNGSALNVLPKHMLEEMPIDESHMKPSTMMARAYDGSPRPIIGTLEVELYVGPQMFLVTFQTVSMMKNVAIPFIEAEDRKDNNIHAFEIVNTDWVPENTILRRPRISEAARMEAQCFLERGIPFQYNPITGV